One Calonectris borealis chromosome 16, bCalBor7.hap1.2, whole genome shotgun sequence DNA window includes the following coding sequences:
- the LYRM1 gene encoding LYR motif-containing protein 1 isoform X2, producing MTPVTRQEVLGLYRKIFRIAKKWQSASGQIEETIQEKEYIKNEAKTLFKKNKNVTDPKLIKQCIEECEARIEIGLHYNIPYPRPIHLPPMGLAHKQGRTLRHQEKLRKISKPIYLKSHDEVS from the exons aTGACACCAGTTACTCGACAAGAAGTTCTTGGCCTTTACCGCAAGATATTCCGAATAGCCAAAAAATGGCAATCAGCATCAGGACAGATAGAAGAAACTATTCAAGAGAAGGAGTACATcaaaaatgaagccaaaacattattcaaaaaaaacaaaaac GTAACAGATCCAAAGTTGATTAAGCAGTGTATAGAAGAATGTGAGGCAAGAATAGAAATTGGACTTCACTATAACATCCCCTACCCAAGACCT atccATCTGCCTCCTATGGGTCTCGCCCATAAACAAGGCCGTACGTTGCGACACCAGGAAAAGTTAAGGAAGATTTCTAAGCCAATATACCTGAAATCCCATGATGAAGTTTCCTAA
- the LYRM1 gene encoding LYR motif-containing protein 1 isoform X1, protein MAEFSSPLMKSMTPVTRQEVLGLYRKIFRIAKKWQSASGQIEETIQEKEYIKNEAKTLFKKNKNVTDPKLIKQCIEECEARIEIGLHYNIPYPRPIHLPPMGLAHKQGRTLRHQEKLRKISKPIYLKSHDEVS, encoded by the exons ATGGCAGAATTCTCATCCCCGCTGATGAAGAGT aTGACACCAGTTACTCGACAAGAAGTTCTTGGCCTTTACCGCAAGATATTCCGAATAGCCAAAAAATGGCAATCAGCATCAGGACAGATAGAAGAAACTATTCAAGAGAAGGAGTACATcaaaaatgaagccaaaacattattcaaaaaaaacaaaaac GTAACAGATCCAAAGTTGATTAAGCAGTGTATAGAAGAATGTGAGGCAAGAATAGAAATTGGACTTCACTATAACATCCCCTACCCAAGACCT atccATCTGCCTCCTATGGGTCTCGCCCATAAACAAGGCCGTACGTTGCGACACCAGGAAAAGTTAAGGAAGATTTCTAAGCCAATATACCTGAAATCCCATGATGAAGTTTCCTAA